A window of Hymenobacter aerilatus contains these coding sequences:
- a CDS encoding dihydrodipicolinate synthase family protein produces MEKSRKGFVPVMLMPFQNDGQIDYPALTRLTELYLRAGATGLFANCLSSEMFELSDAERLQSIRHVVDVVGGAVPVVATGTFAGSLPEQADFVKQVYEAGTEAVIVITGLLAAQSESKAVFNERVMRLLDWTDSIPLGFYECPEPYKRLLSAEQLGQFVQTGRVTYHKDTCLDIDQVKAKIAAAEGYRFGLYDAYMGHAVESLRAGAAGLSCIQGNFFPELIVWLCNNYDNPEVAVEVDAVQQFFIRNMDVMHNVYPIVAKYSLRQRGIDIPTFTRRKVGELSGSVRRSVETLGTDYTALSRSLELVA; encoded by the coding sequence ATGGAAAAATCGCGCAAGGGATTTGTCCCGGTCATGCTCATGCCTTTCCAAAACGATGGGCAGATTGATTACCCGGCGCTTACCCGCCTAACGGAGTTGTACTTACGCGCCGGCGCCACCGGGCTGTTTGCCAACTGCCTATCCAGTGAGATGTTTGAGCTCAGTGATGCAGAGCGCCTGCAAAGCATCCGCCACGTGGTAGACGTGGTAGGCGGAGCCGTGCCGGTAGTGGCCACCGGCACCTTTGCCGGCAGCCTCCCCGAGCAAGCCGATTTTGTGAAGCAGGTATACGAAGCCGGCACCGAGGCCGTCATCGTCATCACGGGCCTGCTGGCTGCCCAGAGCGAGTCGAAGGCGGTATTCAACGAGCGGGTGATGCGCCTGCTTGACTGGACGGATAGCATCCCGCTGGGTTTCTACGAGTGTCCCGAGCCCTACAAGCGCCTGCTCTCGGCCGAGCAGCTAGGCCAGTTTGTGCAAACCGGCCGCGTAACGTACCACAAAGATACCTGCCTCGACATTGACCAGGTGAAAGCGAAAATAGCTGCCGCCGAGGGGTACCGCTTCGGTCTATACGACGCCTACATGGGCCACGCGGTGGAGTCGCTGCGGGCCGGTGCGGCGGGGCTGTCGTGCATTCAGGGTAATTTCTTTCCGGAGCTAATTGTCTGGCTGTGCAATAATTACGACAACCCCGAAGTGGCGGTCGAGGTAGACGCCGTGCAGCAGTTTTTCATCCGCAATATGGATGTGATGCACAATGTGTACCCCATTGTGGCCAAATATTCGCTTCGGCAGCGCGGCATCGACATCCCTACCTTCACCCGCCGCAAGGTAGGCGAGCTGTCGGGCAGCGTGCGCCGCAGCGTCGAAACGCTGGGTACCGACTACACCGCTCTCAGCCGTAGCCTAGAGCTGGTGGCGTAG
- a CDS encoding sodium:solute symporter produces MNSLRVLDLAIIALYLVAMIGVGVYFARKNKNPEQYSSASGSIPGWAIGLSIYATFLSSNTFLGVPGKAFGANWNAFVFSLSMPLAAWVAARYFVPFYRSTGEISAYTHLENRFGSWARTYAVVCFLLTQLARIGSIFFGIALTLQALTGFSMEMVMLVTGVCIIIYTVLGGIEAVIWTEVVQGIIKTGGALLILYLIADNMPGGIGRIASIGQAQDKFSLGGFAPDFTQSTFWVVLLYGFFINLNNFGVDQNYVQRYHTAASAKQAAKSIWLCVWVYVPASLLFFIIGSALFAYYQVHPELIEAVKLKVAAERLPLTATAAQISQTAAQLLPADYGDKVMPHFIVTKVPPGLVGLLVSAILSAAMSTISSGMNASATVFTADIYGRYFQPHLTGRQTLRLLHIGTVVTGLLGMGTGIAMIGVKSVLDVWWELSGIFAAGMLGLFLLGVISRQTGNHAALTATIIGVLVILWMTFSPNLPESLAAFRNPLHKSMIIVVGTLSIFLVGLLLGQVWPRKPTKAAVPTLKKEPVY; encoded by the coding sequence ATGAATAGTCTGCGCGTTCTTGACCTAGCCATTATTGCCCTCTACCTAGTCGCCATGATTGGCGTGGGGGTGTACTTTGCCCGGAAAAACAAAAATCCAGAACAGTATTCCAGCGCCTCTGGTAGCATTCCGGGCTGGGCTATTGGCCTGAGTATTTACGCTACTTTCTTGAGTAGTAACACCTTTCTGGGGGTGCCGGGCAAGGCGTTTGGGGCCAACTGGAACGCCTTTGTATTTAGCCTCTCGATGCCATTGGCGGCGTGGGTAGCGGCGCGCTACTTTGTGCCGTTCTATCGCAGCACCGGTGAAATATCAGCCTATACGCACCTGGAAAATCGGTTTGGGAGCTGGGCGCGTACCTACGCGGTGGTGTGCTTTCTGCTGACGCAACTGGCGCGCATTGGGTCTATCTTCTTCGGTATTGCCCTCACCTTACAGGCCCTCACCGGCTTTTCCATGGAAATGGTGATGCTCGTAACGGGGGTATGTATCATTATCTACACAGTACTGGGTGGTATTGAAGCCGTTATCTGGACGGAGGTGGTGCAGGGCATCATCAAAACCGGCGGCGCACTGCTGATTCTCTACCTGATTGCGGACAACATGCCCGGTGGGATAGGCCGCATTGCCAGCATTGGACAGGCGCAGGATAAGTTCAGCCTTGGTGGGTTCGCGCCTGACTTCACGCAGTCGACTTTCTGGGTGGTACTGCTCTACGGCTTCTTCATCAACCTCAACAACTTCGGCGTCGACCAGAACTATGTGCAGCGCTACCACACGGCCGCTTCGGCCAAGCAGGCGGCCAAGTCCATCTGGCTGTGCGTGTGGGTGTATGTGCCGGCCTCGCTGCTGTTCTTCATCATCGGCTCGGCGCTGTTTGCCTACTACCAAGTGCATCCTGAGCTGATTGAGGCCGTGAAGCTGAAAGTAGCTGCCGAGCGCCTACCCCTCACAGCCACGGCTGCCCAAATCAGCCAAACCGCCGCCCAGCTGCTCCCCGCCGACTACGGCGACAAGGTGATGCCCCACTTCATCGTGACGAAGGTGCCACCGGGTTTGGTAGGGCTGTTAGTATCGGCCATTCTGTCGGCGGCTATGAGCACGATTAGCTCAGGCATGAATGCCTCGGCCACTGTCTTCACCGCCGACATCTACGGCCGTTACTTCCAACCCCACCTCACGGGCCGCCAAACGCTGCGCCTGCTGCACATCGGTACCGTCGTCACGGGGCTGCTGGGCATGGGCACCGGCATTGCCATGATCGGGGTGAAAAGCGTGCTGGATGTGTGGTGGGAGCTGTCGGGCATCTTTGCGGCGGGCATGCTGGGCCTGTTTCTGCTGGGCGTCATCAGTCGACAAACCGGCAACCACGCGGCCCTCACCGCCACCATCATCGGTGTACTGGTCATTCTCTGGATGACGTTTTCGCCCAACCTGCCCGAGAGCTTGGCGGCTTTCCGCAATCCGCTGCATAAAAGCATGATTATCGTGGTTGGCACGCTCAGTATCTTCCTTGTGGGTCTGCTGCTAGGCCAGGTTTGGCCCCGAAAACCCACAAAGGCCGCGGTGCCCACGCTCAAAAAAGAACCTGTTTACTAA
- a CDS encoding AraC family transcriptional regulator codes for MKAHFHKVPVSAQSSFSIRHDRKPNFGTTWHYHPELELHYVIKGEGVRLIGDNISNFSSGEIVLLGANLPHTWRCNEEYFQCNPDLEVEAIVIQFLPECLGRYLLGLPEAYLVPKLFEKAKSGLLIEGDAHARLAPLMLAAVEATDLDRIIIFLSILKILSEAADLQTIAADHHAFKKSNESDSQRINKVCNYTLSNYKNEITLDEIASISNLSVTSFCRYFKLITKKTYYDFLIEIRISQSCRLLIEDKLPTEVICFECGFNNVSNFYRHFKKITKMTPLEYKRKYLRNYRELVAA; via the coding sequence ATGAAAGCTCATTTCCATAAAGTTCCGGTTAGTGCGCAAAGCTCCTTCAGCATCCGCCACGACCGTAAACCTAACTTCGGTACCACGTGGCACTACCACCCCGAGTTGGAGCTGCATTATGTTATCAAGGGTGAAGGGGTACGCCTGATTGGGGACAACATCAGTAATTTCTCCTCCGGCGAAATCGTTTTACTAGGCGCCAACCTGCCGCACACCTGGCGCTGCAACGAAGAGTATTTTCAGTGCAACCCCGACCTGGAAGTAGAGGCTATTGTGATTCAGTTTTTGCCCGAGTGCCTGGGTCGCTACCTGCTGGGCCTACCCGAAGCCTACCTCGTACCCAAGCTGTTTGAGAAAGCTAAAAGTGGTTTGCTGATCGAAGGCGACGCCCACGCCCGCCTGGCACCCCTGATGCTGGCTGCCGTAGAGGCCACCGACCTAGACCGCATCATCATTTTTTTATCAATCCTCAAGATTCTTTCTGAAGCTGCAGATCTGCAAACGATTGCAGCTGACCATCACGCGTTTAAGAAATCGAATGAGTCGGATTCGCAGCGGATCAACAAGGTTTGCAACTACACGCTGTCGAACTACAAGAACGAAATCACGCTCGACGAAATAGCCTCTATCAGCAATTTGAGTGTCACCTCGTTCTGCCGCTATTTCAAGCTGATTACCAAGAAAACATACTACGATTTCCTGATCGAAATCCGCATCAGCCAGTCCTGCCGCCTGCTGATTGAAGACAAGCTCCCCACAGAGGTTATCTGCTTTGAGTGCGGCTTCAACAACGTGTCGAATTTCTACCGGCACTTCAAGAAAATCACGAAAATGACGCCCTTGGAGTACAAGCGCAAGTACCTGCGCAACTACCGCGAGCTGGTTGCGGCATAG
- a CDS encoding glycoside hydrolase family 43 protein translates to MHNPRLLRFLPLLLSTALLSACSKDVYMFTSFHEPANEGLRLLYSYDGYKWQDLNRIFLTPQVGPSKIMRDPSIARGPDGTYHLVWTCGWKGDKGFGYASSKDLVHWSAQQFVDVMGHEPTTVNVWAPEIFYDAPTKQYIIVWASTIPFRFPKGQEDEDNNHRLYYTTTQDFKTFAPAKLFLDPGWSAIDAVLVPRKSKDYVLVVKDNTRPERNIKVAFGPTALGPFSNVSAPFTGNFTEGPSVLALPHHEWLIYYDAYREKRYGVMKTSDFKTFTDVSAQTSVPEGHKHGTVFQVPRKTLKNLLQSAPAGGASATSMSGTDE, encoded by the coding sequence ATGCACAACCCCCGCCTCCTGCGTTTCCTACCCTTGCTGCTCAGCACCGCGTTGCTCTCGGCCTGCTCCAAAGACGTGTATATGTTCACGTCGTTTCATGAGCCGGCCAACGAGGGGCTGCGCCTGCTCTACAGCTACGACGGCTATAAGTGGCAGGATCTAAACCGCATCTTCCTGACGCCGCAGGTAGGGCCCAGCAAGATCATGCGCGACCCGAGTATCGCCCGCGGTCCAGATGGCACCTATCACCTCGTCTGGACCTGCGGGTGGAAGGGCGACAAGGGCTTTGGCTACGCTTCGTCGAAAGATTTGGTGCACTGGTCGGCGCAGCAGTTTGTGGATGTGATGGGTCATGAGCCGACCACCGTGAATGTGTGGGCGCCGGAAATCTTCTACGATGCACCTACGAAGCAGTACATCATTGTGTGGGCCAGCACTATCCCGTTCCGTTTCCCGAAAGGGCAGGAGGACGAGGACAACAACCACCGCCTCTATTACACGACTACCCAGGATTTCAAGACGTTTGCGCCCGCCAAGCTCTTCCTCGACCCCGGCTGGAGCGCCATTGATGCCGTGCTAGTGCCGCGCAAGTCAAAGGATTACGTGCTGGTGGTGAAGGACAATACCCGGCCGGAGCGCAACATCAAAGTAGCCTTCGGCCCAACGGCGTTGGGGCCATTCTCGAACGTATCGGCGCCCTTCACCGGCAACTTCACCGAAGGCCCCAGCGTGCTGGCTCTACCCCACCACGAGTGGCTGATCTATTACGACGCCTACCGCGAGAAGCGCTACGGCGTGATGAAAACGTCGGATTTCAAGACGTTCACCGACGTGTCGGCCCAAACCAGTGTGCCCGAGGGGCACAAGCACGGCACCGTGTTTCAGGTGCCGCGCAAGACGTTGAAGAACCTGTTGCAGAGTGCGCCGGCTGGTGGCGCATCGGCAACCTCAATGAGTGGAACGGATGAGTAA
- a CDS encoding fucose isomerase — translation MVLTTSTEVLLLASGDLRLAANQKCWAAQAEMEAQLTAALEKQGWSVRRAHPYDPAKQHGFIDSQKMGMEVFRGIDPTQPLIVAESVWQYSHHVLAGLTTHQGPILTVANWSGQWPGLVGMLNLNGCLTKAGVTYSTLWSEDFTDAFFTQGLEQWLATGRIEQDASHVRSLPAVTLPSADEETGRSFGRQFREQKAIMGVFDEGCMGMYNAIVPDELLHATGIFKERLSQSTLYAAMREVSDADAQQVLDWLLAKGMKFNWGTDEATQLTKRQTLLQCKMYVAAVRLAADFGCDTIGIQYQQGLKDLVPASDLVEGLLNNTDRPPVFSTTGEELYAGQALPHFNEVDECAGLDALLTYRLWNELGMSGETTLHDIRWGEAYDTGEGEEFVWVFLISGAAPPAHFIDEYKGASSERQTPMYFRLGGGTLRGVSRPGAIVWSRVYVQDGKLHCDLGVGEVVSLPAAETQRRWQETTPEWPIMHAVLCGVSRDQLMGRHKANHIQVVYAPYAAKAHQMCRIKAAALAELGVEVHFCGDVKGVTTTSAMSRATQATVLG, via the coding sequence GTGGTCCTGACTACCTCTACCGAAGTACTGTTATTAGCCAGCGGCGACCTGCGCCTGGCCGCCAACCAAAAATGCTGGGCTGCCCAGGCCGAGATGGAAGCCCAGCTCACCGCCGCCCTCGAAAAACAGGGCTGGAGCGTGCGCCGCGCCCACCCCTACGACCCCGCGAAGCAGCACGGCTTCATCGACTCGCAGAAGATGGGCATGGAGGTATTTCGGGGCATCGACCCCACGCAGCCGCTTATTGTGGCCGAGAGCGTGTGGCAGTACTCGCACCACGTGCTGGCCGGCCTCACCACGCACCAAGGCCCTATCCTGACGGTGGCTAACTGGAGCGGGCAGTGGCCTGGCCTGGTAGGCATGCTGAACCTGAATGGCTGCCTGACCAAAGCCGGCGTGACGTACAGCACACTTTGGAGCGAAGACTTCACCGATGCGTTTTTTACGCAGGGCTTGGAGCAGTGGCTTGCCACGGGCAGGATAGAGCAGGATGCCAGCCACGTGCGCAGCTTACCCGCCGTGACCCTACCCTCCGCCGACGAGGAAACCGGCCGTAGCTTCGGCCGGCAGTTTCGGGAGCAAAAAGCCATTATGGGTGTGTTCGACGAGGGCTGCATGGGCATGTACAACGCTATTGTGCCCGACGAGCTGCTGCACGCCACTGGCATATTCAAGGAGCGACTCAGCCAATCGACGCTCTACGCGGCCATGCGCGAGGTGTCTGATGCCGACGCCCAGCAGGTGCTCGACTGGCTGTTGGCCAAAGGCATGAAGTTCAACTGGGGCACCGACGAAGCCACCCAGCTCACCAAGCGGCAAACCCTCTTGCAATGCAAGATGTACGTGGCCGCCGTGCGCCTGGCCGCCGATTTTGGCTGCGACACCATCGGCATTCAGTACCAGCAAGGTCTGAAAGACCTGGTGCCGGCCAGCGACCTGGTAGAAGGCCTGCTCAACAACACCGACCGGCCCCCCGTTTTTTCTACCACCGGCGAGGAGCTGTACGCGGGCCAAGCCCTACCGCACTTCAACGAGGTAGACGAGTGTGCCGGCCTCGACGCCCTGCTCACCTACCGCCTCTGGAACGAGCTGGGCATGAGCGGCGAAACCACCCTGCACGACATCCGTTGGGGCGAGGCCTACGACACCGGCGAGGGCGAGGAGTTTGTATGGGTGTTCCTGATTTCGGGAGCTGCCCCGCCCGCGCATTTTATTGATGAATACAAAGGAGCCAGCAGCGAGCGGCAAACACCCATGTACTTCCGTCTGGGTGGCGGCACGCTGCGGGGCGTGAGCCGGCCGGGCGCCATTGTGTGGAGCCGCGTGTACGTGCAAGACGGCAAGCTGCACTGCGACCTGGGGGTAGGGGAGGTGGTAAGCCTGCCCGCCGCCGAAACCCAGCGCCGCTGGCAGGAAACCACCCCCGAGTGGCCCATCATGCACGCTGTGCTCTGCGGCGTCTCGCGCGACCAGCTCATGGGCCGGCACAAGGCCAACCACATCCAAGTGGTGTATGCGCCTTATGCAGCCAAAGCCCACCAAATGTGTCGCATCAAGGCCGCTGCCCTGGCCGAGCTAGGGGTAGAAGTGCATTTCTGCGGCGATGTAAAAGGCGTTACTACTACATCTGCTATGTCTCGGGCAACGCAGGCCACTGTATTGGGGTAG
- a CDS encoding exo-alpha-sialidase, producing MLAPLAATLLLSAAAHAQTTPETIRYTGTTLSNVDYHHGQLRPAIGTHAQQVLRADREHPTAANGEGWTYNHASMLAYWNGQFYLQYLSNPVGEHIPPGRTLLLTSKDGQTWTNPTVIFPPYKVPDGFVKPDQPGKVAKNLEAVMHQRVGFYVSKKNRLLTLGYYGIALDAKDDPNDGQGIGRVVREVLPNGKLGPIYFLRYNKTWDQSKSTYPFYKKSKDKSFVAACEEILASPLMMQQMVEEQDRDDPLIPIHKEYKAFSYYSLPDKRVVGLWKHALTSISPDGGKSWPNPVIRAPHFVNSNAKIWGQRTSDGHYATVYNPSEFRWPLAVSTSENGLDYTDLWLVHGEITPMRYGGNYKSYGPQYVRGILPGNGTPPDGKMWVTYSVNKEDLWVASVPVPIRATATGHANDVFAQLPAGQELANWNTYSLVKAPVEIGKLPDGSKGMVLKDADKFDYAKAERVIPASKQLTAELSVIPGQNDHGLLQIEFQDAKGSPAVQLSFDSTGTLSYKAGARFKGVTKYEPNKQLDLRVTLDAPNRTCTVTVNGGKTSTYIFYAPVAAFERVMLRTGQARHFPTPDTPADQAYDLKDAGGSVPEAVFYVKSLKTSGAVDTP from the coding sequence ATGCTCGCGCCGCTTGCTGCCACCTTGCTTCTCAGCGCGGCCGCCCACGCCCAAACCACGCCCGAAACCATCCGCTACACAGGCACCACGCTTAGCAACGTAGACTACCACCACGGGCAGCTGCGGCCGGCTATTGGCACACATGCCCAACAGGTACTGCGCGCTGACCGTGAGCACCCTACGGCGGCCAATGGCGAGGGCTGGACTTACAACCATGCTTCTATGCTGGCCTATTGGAATGGTCAGTTTTACCTGCAATACCTCAGCAACCCTGTGGGCGAGCATATTCCGCCCGGCCGCACGTTGCTGCTGACAAGTAAGGACGGGCAGACCTGGACCAACCCCACGGTTATCTTCCCGCCCTACAAGGTGCCCGACGGCTTCGTCAAGCCCGACCAGCCCGGCAAGGTGGCCAAAAACCTGGAGGCCGTGATGCACCAGCGCGTGGGCTTCTACGTGTCGAAGAAAAACCGCCTGCTCACGTTGGGCTACTACGGCATTGCCCTCGATGCTAAAGACGACCCCAACGACGGGCAGGGCATTGGGCGGGTAGTGCGTGAGGTGTTGCCTAACGGCAAGTTGGGACCGATCTACTTTCTGCGCTACAACAAAACCTGGGACCAATCGAAATCGACCTACCCATTTTACAAGAAGAGCAAAGACAAAAGCTTCGTAGCGGCGTGTGAGGAAATTCTGGCCTCGCCGCTGATGATGCAGCAGATGGTGGAGGAGCAGGACCGCGACGACCCGCTTATCCCCATTCACAAGGAATACAAGGCCTTTAGCTACTATTCCCTACCCGATAAGCGGGTAGTGGGCCTGTGGAAGCACGCCCTCACCAGCATCAGCCCCGATGGCGGCAAAAGCTGGCCGAACCCTGTTATTCGGGCGCCGCATTTTGTGAACAGCAACGCCAAAATCTGGGGGCAGCGCACGTCCGATGGGCACTACGCCACGGTGTACAACCCCTCGGAATTCCGGTGGCCGCTGGCAGTGTCTACCTCCGAAAACGGCCTCGACTACACCGATCTGTGGCTGGTGCACGGCGAAATCACGCCCATGCGCTACGGCGGCAACTACAAAAGCTACGGTCCGCAATACGTGCGCGGCATCCTACCCGGCAACGGCACCCCACCCGACGGCAAGATGTGGGTGACCTACAGCGTGAACAAGGAGGATCTTTGGGTGGCCTCGGTACCAGTACCCATCCGCGCCACGGCTACCGGCCACGCCAATGATGTATTTGCCCAGCTACCCGCCGGCCAGGAGCTAGCCAACTGGAACACGTATAGCTTGGTGAAGGCACCAGTAGAAATTGGTAAGCTACCGGATGGGAGCAAGGGAATGGTTCTAAAGGATGCGGACAAGTTCGACTACGCTAAAGCTGAGCGCGTCATTCCTGCCAGCAAGCAGCTAACCGCCGAGCTGTCGGTGATACCCGGCCAGAACGACCACGGCCTGCTGCAAATCGAGTTTCAGGATGCCAAAGGCTCGCCTGCTGTGCAGCTTTCCTTCGACTCGACGGGCACGCTCAGCTACAAAGCCGGCGCACGTTTCAAGGGTGTAACCAAGTACGAGCCCAACAAACAGCTCGACCTCCGCGTGACCCTCGACGCGCCCAACCGCACCTGCACCGTGACGGTAAATGGCGGCAAAACCAGCACGTACATCTTCTACGCCCCGGTGGCGGCGTTCGAGCGCGTGATGCTGCGCACCGGCCAGGCCCGCCATTTCCCTACCCCCGACACCCCCGCTGACCAGGCATATGACCTGAAAGATGCTGGTGGCTCGGTGCCAGAGGCGGTGTTTTATGTGAAGTCGTTGAAGACGAGTGGGGCGGTGGATACGCCCTGA
- a CDS encoding glycoside hydrolase family 140 protein has protein sequence MPFKSRNLLAFLLLSLVAWAPAAEPTGRLKVSDNGRYLMKADGKPFFWLGDTGWLLFNKLKREEAETYLEDRRQKGFNVIQVMVLHQVPSVNVYGDSALVHGDVARPLVTKGNSPTDPTQYDFWDHVDYIVDLAAKKGLYMGLVPVWGTNVKGGKVNQQQAKTYATFLAERYKNRPNIIWLNGGDIAGSDSLQVWNTIGSTLKAQDPNHLVTYHPRGRTQSSDWFHQAKWLDFNMYQSGHRRYAQDTSRKEQKHYGEDNWRYQLVDNKMTPIKPSIDGEPSYEGIPQGLHDITQPRWNDADVRRYGYWSVFAGAFGYTYGQNSVMQMHSSFDKGSAYGSDELWSSAINAPGAAQMQYLKQLMLSRPFFERVPDQSLLAGEVGEKYNRLLATRGKNYAFIYTYNGRTMKVNLGKIGGAKVKASWFSPRDGKKTTIGTFPNKGTREFNPPGDVQDGNDWVLVLDSV, from the coding sequence ATGCCTTTTAAATCCCGCAACTTACTTGCCTTCCTGCTCCTCTCACTAGTGGCCTGGGCGCCGGCTGCCGAGCCTACGGGTCGGCTGAAGGTGTCGGACAACGGCCGCTACCTGATGAAAGCAGACGGCAAGCCGTTCTTCTGGCTCGGCGACACGGGCTGGCTGTTGTTCAACAAACTCAAGCGCGAGGAAGCCGAAACCTACCTCGAAGACCGTCGTCAGAAGGGTTTCAATGTGATACAAGTGATGGTGCTGCACCAGGTGCCCAGCGTGAACGTGTACGGCGACTCGGCTCTGGTGCACGGCGACGTAGCCCGGCCACTCGTCACGAAAGGCAACTCGCCTACCGACCCCACCCAGTACGATTTCTGGGACCATGTCGATTACATCGTAGACCTAGCTGCTAAGAAAGGCCTCTACATGGGCCTAGTGCCCGTGTGGGGCACCAACGTGAAGGGTGGCAAAGTGAACCAGCAACAGGCCAAAACCTACGCAACCTTCCTGGCCGAGCGCTACAAGAACCGCCCGAACATCATCTGGCTGAACGGCGGCGACATTGCCGGCTCTGACTCGTTGCAGGTGTGGAACACCATCGGCAGTACGCTGAAGGCTCAGGACCCCAACCACCTCGTAACCTACCATCCCCGCGGGCGCACGCAGTCGTCGGACTGGTTTCATCAGGCAAAGTGGTTGGATTTCAATATGTACCAGTCGGGCCACCGGCGCTACGCACAAGATACCTCGCGCAAGGAGCAGAAACACTACGGCGAGGACAACTGGCGCTACCAGCTGGTAGACAACAAGATGACGCCCATTAAACCCAGCATCGACGGGGAGCCGTCGTACGAGGGTATTCCGCAGGGCCTGCACGACATCACCCAACCCCGCTGGAACGACGCCGATGTGCGTCGCTACGGCTACTGGTCGGTGTTTGCGGGGGCATTTGGCTACACCTACGGGCAAAACTCGGTGATGCAGATGCACAGCTCCTTCGACAAGGGCAGCGCCTATGGGTCGGATGAACTGTGGTCGTCGGCCATTAACGCGCCCGGCGCCGCGCAGATGCAATACCTGAAGCAGCTAATGCTCTCGCGGCCCTTCTTCGAGCGGGTGCCCGATCAGTCGCTGCTAGCCGGTGAGGTAGGGGAGAAGTACAACCGCCTGTTGGCTACCCGTGGCAAGAACTACGCATTTATTTATACCTATAACGGACGCACTATGAAGGTAAATCTTGGCAAAATCGGCGGCGCGAAAGTGAAGGCCTCTTGGTTCAGCCCACGTGATGGCAAAAAGACCACCATTGGCACGTTTCCCAACAAAGGCACCCGCGAGTTCAACCCGCCCGGCGATGTGCAAGACGGCAACGACTGGGTGCTGGTGCTGGATTCAGTGTAG
- a CDS encoding polysaccharide lyase → MTLRLTCLSAGIVVAACAARPALAQYPTIPPDVEAKAEADLNAAKKRSDEAWAKALPIVEREAKQGRPYVPWAAKPSDLQQAKIPAFPGAEGGGAFTVGGRGGKVYVVTSLADSGPGTLREACEQGGARTIVFNVAGIIQLKSPIIIRAPYLTLAGQTAPGDGVCVAGESVWIDTHDVIVRYLRFRRGATDVGRRDDALGGNPIGNIIIDHVSASWGLDENMSIYRHVYNNPQTGKADKLPTVNITIQNSIFSEALDYYNHAFGSTIGGLNSAFVRNLWANNIARNPSVGMYGDFNFANNVVFNWWNRSADGGDDRSEYNFVNNYMKPGPITPLDQPISYRILKPEASRDKDKKDKYGKAYVAGNIVEGNEKVTKDNWDGGVQVEGVAEPEKVLAGIRLKEPLPFPHVTVIPTQEAYQYVLANAGATLPKRDAVDARVVEEVRTGKITYAKNAQPTPKSPYIKRRLPADSYKQGIITDPAQVGGYPTYTGKPYKDSDKDGMPDDYEKKHGLNPNDPSDASKVAGKDGYTNIEVYLNSAVDVKNVRPEAGKSKS, encoded by the coding sequence ATGACATTACGCCTGACTTGCCTTTCTGCCGGTATCGTAGTAGCCGCGTGTGCCGCTCGGCCCGCGCTGGCGCAATACCCTACCATTCCGCCCGACGTGGAAGCCAAGGCCGAGGCGGACCTGAACGCCGCCAAAAAGCGCTCCGACGAGGCCTGGGCCAAAGCCCTACCCATTGTGGAGCGCGAGGCCAAGCAGGGTAGGCCCTATGTGCCGTGGGCGGCTAAGCCCTCCGATTTGCAGCAGGCCAAGATTCCGGCGTTTCCGGGAGCCGAGGGCGGGGGTGCCTTCACGGTCGGCGGCCGTGGCGGCAAGGTGTACGTAGTGACCAGCCTGGCCGACAGCGGCCCCGGTACCCTGCGTGAGGCTTGCGAGCAAGGCGGCGCACGCACGATTGTATTCAACGTGGCCGGTATCATTCAGCTGAAAAGCCCCATCATCATTCGGGCGCCCTACCTCACGCTGGCTGGCCAAACGGCCCCCGGCGACGGGGTGTGCGTGGCCGGCGAGTCGGTGTGGATTGACACGCACGACGTGATTGTGCGCTACCTGCGCTTCCGGCGCGGTGCCACCGACGTAGGCCGCCGCGACGACGCGCTGGGCGGCAACCCCATCGGCAATATCATCATAGACCACGTATCGGCTTCGTGGGGCTTAGATGAAAACATGTCCATCTACCGGCACGTGTACAACAACCCGCAAACTGGCAAGGCCGACAAGCTGCCCACGGTGAACATCACCATTCAGAACTCTATCTTCTCGGAGGCGCTGGACTACTACAATCACGCGTTCGGCAGCACCATTGGGGGCCTGAACAGTGCGTTTGTGCGCAACCTGTGGGCCAACAACATTGCCCGCAACCCCTCGGTGGGCATGTACGGCGACTTCAACTTCGCCAATAACGTGGTATTTAACTGGTGGAACCGCTCGGCCGATGGCGGCGACGACCGTTCGGAGTACAACTTCGTGAACAATTACATGAAGCCTGGTCCCATCACGCCGCTCGACCAGCCCATCAGCTACCGCATCCTGAAGCCCGAAGCCAGCCGCGACAAAGACAAAAAGGATAAATATGGCAAGGCCTACGTAGCCGGCAATATTGTGGAAGGCAACGAGAAGGTAACCAAGGACAACTGGGACGGCGGCGTGCAGGTAGAAGGCGTAGCCGAGCCGGAGAAAGTGCTGGCTGGCATCCGGCTGAAAGAGCCGTTGCCTTTCCCGCACGTAACGGTGATACCCACCCAAGAGGCCTACCAGTACGTGCTGGCCAACGCCGGCGCTACCCTACCTAAGCGCGACGCCGTGGATGCCCGCGTAGTGGAGGAAGTGCGCACCGGCAAAATCACCTACGCCAAAAACGCCCAGCCTACCCCCAAGAGCCCCTATATCAAGCGTCGCCTACCCGCCGACTCCTATAAGCAGGGCATCATTACGGACCCCGCCCAGGTAGGGGGCTACCCCACCTATACGGGCAAACCCTACAAAGACTCGGACAAAGACGGCATGCCCGATGACTACGAAAAGAAGCACGGCCTGAATCCCAACGACCCTTCCGACGCCAGCAAAGTAGCCGGCAAAGATGGCTACACCAACATCGAAGTCTACCTCAATAGCGCTGTAGACGTGAAGAATGTGCGGCCGGAAGCAGGTAAGAGTAAATCGTAG